ATATGAATCAGCTGCGACTCCGTGCTGGTGTCGGCCGCATTAAACGTCTGGTTATCCACAATGGTTATCCCGTACTTTGATGCCTCGGACTCCAAGTACTTCTTGCCTCCGGCACCAAACGCCGTGGTATCGGTGAGCAGAGCCACTTTCGTCATCCCCTTCTGCTGCAGATAGTAATAAATTTCAGCGACCACTTCCCTTTCAGTTTGCGGGGTCTTGAACACCCAATAGCGATCCGCCACCGGCGTGACAATATCGATGCTCGCCGCACAGGATACATTCGGTATCTTTGCCTGATTCACGGTGTTGATGATCGCCAGGCTGGAACCTGTAACTGTGGGACCAAGAATCGCCAGAACCTTGTCCTGTTCGATCAAGCGTGTTGTCAATGTGAGAGCCTTTTCACTATCGGTTGCGTCATCATAGATGACAACCTCCAGCTTATGACCATTGATACCCCCGGCAGCATTGACCTGATCTGCCATCATCTTGGCGGTGTTTTCTTCAGGTATGCCCAAAGCCGAACCGCGCCCGGTCGTAGAGAGAATCGCGCCGATCTTATAGGTGGACTTGCTAGGATCGATGGTTGCCGCAGGTGCTCCGCCGGCGGCCAATGCTGCCAAGCCGTCTTTGACACACTGGACCGTCTCATCAGTTATCCTTCCCTGGCTCATCGGAGCCACGGTGACTAAGTCCATCCCAAAGGCAGCGGAAAACGCGGGATTGTCTATTAGCTCGTCACCAACACATTTCCTCAACAAGGCCTCTGTGTCCGGATTGTCCAACAAATCCCCAATGGACGATTCAATTGTAAGCTCCTCATCGCCTGCAGGGGCAGGGGTTGTCGCTGCAGGAGCAGGGGTTGTCGCT
The Dehalococcoidia bacterium genome window above contains:
- a CDS encoding ABC transporter substrate-binding protein gives rise to the protein MKKMIKWMLVLTLILSLVAVGTIACGDDDEDTPTPAPAATTPAPAATTPAPAATTPAPAGDEELTIESSIGDLLDNPDTEALLRKCVGDELIDNPAFSAAFGMDLVTVAPMSQGRITDETVQCVKDGLAALAAGGAPAATIDPSKSTYKIGAILSTTGRGSALGIPEENTAKMMADQVNAAGGINGHKLEVVIYDDATDSEKALTLTTRLIEQDKVLAILGPTVTGSSLAIINTVNQAKIPNVSCAASIDIVTPVADRYWVFKTPQTEREVVAEIYYYLQQKGMTKVALLTDTTAFGAGGKKYLESEASKYGITIVDNQTFNAADTSTESQLIHIKGTSAQAVVNWSTDKEGAMVARDMKTLKMSIPLFCSHGIANPAFIEQAGDAANGVIFPAGKLLVVDSVPASDSQKAVLDKYKADYEGKFGAGTINTFGGHMYDAFQMVTMALKKMPEGLSSQDARAFIRGELEKTTNFVGISGVFTMSSEDHLGMAPGSLAMIQIVDGDWTVAPAP